In Mycobacterium sp. JS623, one genomic interval encodes:
- a CDS encoding GlxA family transcriptional regulator, which translates to MAALANTGFMRAVVVVGYPGVQALDLVGPFEVFTGATVYLASLGRVDEGYKVSVVSRGGEPVTTLTGLALFAEPLPDPREPIDTLVLPGGIGVDDARQNPDTLGWIKIAAEHSRRVVSVCTGAFLAAQAGLIDGCIATTHWAFAAQMANEFPSVTVDPEPIFVRSAEKIWTAAGVTAGIDLALSLVEDDYGTEAAQTVARWLVLYLRRPGGQTQFAAPVWMPRAKRAPIREVQEAIESEPGGAHSIPELARRAAMSPRHFTRLFTDEVGEAPGAYVERIRTEAARRQLEETDDTVTVIAARCGFGSAETLRRNFVRRLGISPDQYRKTSAHARSGFGTA; encoded by the coding sequence ATGGCTGCACTCGCCAACACTGGGTTCATGCGAGCGGTGGTGGTAGTCGGCTACCCGGGCGTTCAGGCACTCGACCTGGTCGGTCCGTTCGAGGTGTTCACCGGCGCCACCGTCTATCTGGCCAGCCTGGGCCGCGTCGATGAGGGCTACAAAGTCAGTGTGGTCTCCCGCGGTGGCGAACCGGTCACCACGCTCACCGGACTGGCTCTGTTCGCTGAACCGCTTCCGGACCCACGCGAACCAATCGACACCCTGGTCCTGCCCGGCGGCATCGGTGTCGACGATGCGCGGCAAAACCCAGACACCCTCGGCTGGATAAAGATCGCCGCCGAACACAGCCGTCGCGTCGTCAGCGTATGCACGGGAGCGTTTCTTGCCGCGCAAGCGGGATTGATCGACGGCTGCATCGCGACCACGCATTGGGCGTTCGCCGCACAGATGGCCAACGAGTTTCCCTCTGTCACAGTCGATCCCGAGCCAATTTTCGTCCGCAGCGCGGAGAAGATCTGGACCGCAGCGGGCGTCACCGCTGGCATCGATCTGGCTCTGTCGCTGGTGGAAGACGACTATGGCACGGAAGCCGCACAGACCGTCGCGCGCTGGCTGGTGTTGTACCTGCGGCGGCCAGGCGGGCAGACGCAGTTCGCCGCGCCGGTGTGGATGCCTAGAGCCAAGCGGGCGCCCATCCGCGAGGTGCAGGAGGCCATCGAGTCTGAACCCGGTGGCGCGCACAGTATTCCAGAGTTGGCCCGTCGCGCCGCGATGAGCCCCCGGCACTTCACCCGGTTGTTCACCGACGAGGTCGGCGAGGCGCCGGGCGCCTACGTCGAGCGCATCCGCACCGAGGCCGCGCGCCGCCAGCTCGAGGAGACCGACGACACCGTCACGGTGATCGCGGCCCGCTGCGGCTTCGGTTCGGCAGAAACCTTGCGGCGCAATTTCGTTCGACGGCTTGGCATTTCGCCGGATCAGTATCGCAAGACTTCCGCACACGCGAGGAGCGGATTCGGCACCGCATAA